Proteins found in one Micromonospora sp. WMMD1082 genomic segment:
- a CDS encoding ATP-binding protein: MPSVRNRRLEQLLGGPIDESLTYGQVTGLIPATAEGPDLDIKRDTYGGRDRDRKALCGDVGGLANANGGVLILGMDEDSQGRAAKADGVDISDAERLRLHQSVVANIHPTPTFDIIPVENPDRPGTGFLIISVARTATAPHAYIQNNSLLYPKRIGTQTVWLTEALVAEAYRARFAGLADRITEAARIEQDFTTRLDNRQSWLVATLVPDLPGAFRIDTATLKAFDDDIAGRPILGLDIPVARFRRAGVRHRRLMGYGESDTHGRYLDLACELHENGSASIASCFDPRQPRPGHDGPPPPSLINDEILVATVAAALRFLAVHARDRAAAGGLATVRATIFPVGPDRPARLVHSRLGGVDNLGTYPVWQPPVADTVADIDELATDGRDLLAATYHLATGLVQEFGRPEALQLTADGNVRRRYWDRQAQPDVMRYAEQHDIDVIDD; the protein is encoded by the coding sequence ATGCCGAGCGTGCGGAACCGCCGACTGGAACAGCTCCTCGGTGGACCGATTGACGAGTCCCTGACCTACGGGCAGGTCACGGGCCTCATCCCGGCCACCGCCGAAGGCCCCGACCTGGACATCAAGCGCGACACGTACGGCGGCCGGGACAGGGACCGCAAAGCGCTGTGCGGCGATGTCGGTGGCCTGGCCAACGCCAACGGCGGCGTGCTCATCCTCGGCATGGACGAGGACAGCCAGGGACGCGCCGCGAAGGCCGACGGTGTCGACATCAGCGACGCCGAACGCCTCCGGCTTCACCAGAGCGTCGTCGCCAACATCCACCCGACGCCGACGTTCGACATCATCCCGGTCGAGAACCCCGACCGGCCGGGTACCGGCTTCCTCATCATCTCGGTCGCCCGGACAGCGACGGCGCCCCACGCCTACATCCAGAACAACTCGCTGCTCTACCCCAAACGCATCGGCACCCAGACCGTGTGGCTTACCGAAGCACTGGTGGCCGAGGCGTACCGCGCCCGATTCGCCGGCCTCGCCGACCGCATCACCGAAGCTGCCCGCATCGAGCAGGACTTCACCACCCGCCTCGACAACCGGCAATCCTGGCTCGTGGCCACCCTCGTACCCGACCTGCCCGGGGCCTTCCGCATCGACACGGCCACACTCAAGGCCTTCGACGATGACATCGCCGGCCGTCCCATCCTGGGACTGGACATCCCAGTCGCGCGCTTCCGACGGGCCGGGGTTCGCCACCGCCGGCTGATGGGCTACGGCGAGTCCGACACACACGGGCGGTACCTGGATCTTGCCTGCGAACTGCACGAGAACGGCAGTGCCAGCATCGCTTCCTGCTTCGACCCCCGACAGCCTCGACCCGGCCACGACGGGCCACCGCCACCGAGCCTCATCAACGACGAGATCCTCGTCGCCACCGTCGCCGCAGCGCTGAGGTTCCTCGCGGTGCACGCCCGGGACCGCGCGGCGGCAGGCGGCCTCGCCACCGTGCGGGCCACCATCTTCCCGGTAGGGCCGGACCGGCCGGCCCGTCTCGTGCACTCCCGCCTCGGCGGCGTCGACAACCTGGGTACTTACCCTGTGTGGCAGCCGCCGGTCGCCGACACCGTCGCTGACATCGACGAACTGGCCACCGACGGTCGGGATCTGCTGGCCGCCACGTACCACCTCGCCACCGGCCTGGTCCAGGAGTTCGGCCGCCCGGAAGCGCTCCAGCTCACCGCCGATGGGAACGTGCGGCGACGCTACTGGGACCGGCAGGCGCAGCCCGACGTGATGCGATACGCCGAGCAGCACGACATCGACGTCATCGACGACTAG
- a CDS encoding NAD-dependent epimerase/dehydratase family protein: MRIVVVGASGNVGTALLRRLRRERDVQIVGVARRLPPEGAGEPYDGVRWHSCDIGLPGAVDELVQIFAGAAAVVHLAWQIQPSHDQHVLRRTNVGGSQAVVDAVLRAGVSALVYASSVGTYAPGPKDLPISERWPATGVAESSYSRHKAEVEEMLDGAERSHPALRLVRMRPGLIFQREAGTEISRYFLGPLVPVRLLRFGRLPLVPTNRRLRMQAVHADDVADAYARAILSDARGAFNLAADPVLTPELVARHFHGWTVPVPAPMLRAAAALTWRARLQPVDAGWVALALNAPLMSSARAETELGWQPRVDSVAALEELFAGMAQRAHTDSPPMSAAPDLPGRLAALLRARPAGHGNPY, encoded by the coding sequence ATGCGGATCGTGGTGGTGGGGGCGAGCGGGAACGTCGGCACCGCGCTGCTGCGCCGGTTGCGGCGGGAGCGGGACGTGCAGATCGTCGGGGTGGCCCGGCGGCTGCCCCCTGAGGGTGCCGGTGAGCCGTACGACGGGGTGCGGTGGCACTCGTGCGACATCGGTCTGCCCGGCGCGGTGGACGAGCTTGTCCAGATCTTCGCCGGTGCCGCCGCTGTGGTGCACCTGGCCTGGCAGATCCAGCCCAGCCACGACCAGCATGTGCTGCGCCGCACCAACGTGGGCGGCAGCCAGGCGGTGGTCGACGCGGTGCTGCGCGCCGGGGTGTCGGCCCTGGTGTACGCCTCGTCGGTCGGCACGTACGCGCCCGGTCCGAAGGATCTGCCGATCAGCGAGCGGTGGCCGGCGACCGGGGTGGCCGAGTCGTCGTACAGCCGGCACAAGGCGGAGGTGGAGGAGATGCTCGACGGGGCCGAGCGGAGCCACCCCGCGCTGCGGCTGGTGCGGATGCGCCCAGGGTTGATCTTCCAGCGGGAGGCCGGCACCGAGATCAGCCGGTACTTCCTCGGGCCGCTGGTGCCGGTGCGGCTGCTGCGTTTCGGCCGGCTGCCGTTGGTGCCGACCAACCGGCGGCTGCGGATGCAGGCGGTGCACGCCGACGACGTGGCCGACGCGTACGCGCGGGCGATCCTGAGCGACGCCCGCGGCGCCTTCAACCTCGCCGCGGACCCGGTGCTGACCCCGGAGCTGGTGGCCCGGCACTTCCACGGCTGGACGGTGCCGGTGCCCGCCCCGATGCTGCGTGCCGCCGCCGCGCTGACCTGGCGGGCCCGGCTGCAACCGGTCGACGCCGGCTGGGTCGCGCTGGCGCTGAACGCGCCGCTGATGTCCAGCGCGCGGGCCGAGACGGAGTTGGGCTGGCAGCCGCGCGTCGACTCGGTCGCCGCGCTGGAGGAACTCTTCGCCGGCATGGCGCAGCGCGCACACACCGACAGCCCGCCGATGTCCGCCGCGCCCGACCTGCCCGGCCGCCTCGCCGCCCTGCTCCGGGCCCGCCCCGCCGGCCACGGCAACCCCTACTGA
- a CDS encoding 2'-5' RNA ligase family protein — translation MQRFITGARTWATGTRKLQVYIVPDLTRDTALHDLVTRTRSVVRPDFSHCLAEVPDEWLHATVRAVAGIPSADISTAQRAAFTSALTDRLAAVPAFTSTAGPPMATMTSVLIDVDGDHRGGPWKALDSAVKAAIADVFGGAASAMDPSPAHVTIGYGVADEDSGRIQSALRKQVRPARARLSVDEVHVVDVEQDATASTYRWETVARIPLGAGAAVA, via the coding sequence GTGCAACGGTTCATCACCGGTGCTCGGACGTGGGCGACGGGCACCCGGAAGCTGCAGGTCTACATCGTTCCCGACCTGACCCGTGATACCGCGTTGCACGACCTGGTCACCCGGACCCGGTCGGTGGTGCGGCCGGATTTCAGTCACTGCCTTGCCGAGGTACCCGACGAGTGGCTGCACGCGACCGTCCGGGCGGTCGCCGGGATCCCGTCCGCCGACATCAGCACCGCGCAGCGGGCCGCGTTCACGAGCGCGCTGACCGACCGGCTCGCCGCGGTGCCGGCGTTCACCAGCACCGCCGGCCCGCCCATGGCGACCATGACCTCGGTGCTCATCGACGTCGACGGCGATCACCGTGGCGGTCCGTGGAAGGCCTTGGACTCCGCGGTCAAGGCGGCCATCGCCGACGTGTTCGGCGGCGCCGCCTCGGCGATGGATCCGAGCCCTGCACACGTGACGATCGGTTACGGAGTAGCGGACGAGGATTCGGGGCGGATCCAGTCGGCGCTGCGCAAGCAGGTCCGACCGGCCCGCGCCAGGCTGAGCGTCGACGAGGTGCACGTCGTGGACGTGGAACAGGACGCCACCGCAAGCACCTACCGGTGGGAGACGGTCGCCCGCATCCCCCTGGGCGCAGGAGCAGCCGTTGCGTAG
- a CDS encoding 2'-5' RNA ligase family protein, whose amino-acid sequence MRSFDETMWSPPGSRPHIEIPASGQVHALAEVYLAQTRTWWAEQDDSRPFEAVFRPVAPEFRHLTVAWLDQLTADITAEHLDDLHTALGARLRHIAPFDVTVGPAIMGLYALELYVAPHPQADAVAAAARAAIREVFGAQAAPEPPPARPWRPHITACYGRQRADTDALASRIAYTFAPDTEHLITPATMPVDAVLLVDQNTWGPTGLAWDTDTARRIPLGHPQPG is encoded by the coding sequence TTGCGTAGCTTCGATGAGACGATGTGGTCACCGCCCGGTTCACGGCCTCACATCGAGATCCCCGCATCCGGGCAGGTCCACGCGCTGGCAGAAGTCTACCTCGCGCAGACTCGGACGTGGTGGGCCGAGCAGGATGACAGCCGACCGTTCGAGGCGGTGTTCCGCCCCGTCGCTCCCGAGTTCAGGCATTTGACCGTGGCCTGGCTCGACCAGCTCACTGCCGACATCACAGCCGAGCACCTCGACGACCTACACACCGCGCTTGGCGCCCGGCTGCGGCACATCGCACCCTTCGACGTCACCGTCGGCCCGGCGATCATGGGCCTGTACGCCCTGGAGCTGTACGTCGCGCCCCACCCTCAGGCCGACGCGGTGGCCGCCGCGGCCCGGGCAGCGATCCGCGAGGTCTTCGGCGCGCAGGCCGCACCCGAACCCCCACCGGCCCGGCCGTGGCGCCCACACATCACCGCCTGCTACGGCCGCCAGCGTGCTGACACCGACGCGCTGGCGTCGCGGATCGCGTACACCTTCGCCCCCGACACCGAGCACCTCATCACCCCGGCCACCATGCCGGTCGACGCCGTGCTGCTCGTCGACCAGAACACGTGGGGCCCCACCGGACTGGCCTGGGACACCGACACCGCCCGCCGCATCCCCCTCGGGCACCCCCAACCGGGCTGA
- a CDS encoding nucleoside 2-deoxyribosyltransferase domain-containing protein, producing the protein MTRYIESPTEYTGDDTAIFLAGGISGCPDWQADAVTLLRDTPCTVLNPRRARYPMDDAAAAAQQVAWEHRHLHRASVILFWFPASPTSDQPIALYELGVHAATARVPVAVGADPAYRRHRDLILQMSVARPDITVHTTLADTVAAARTWLPPTR; encoded by the coding sequence TTGACGCGCTACATAGAGTCGCCGACGGAGTACACCGGCGACGACACGGCGATCTTCCTCGCCGGCGGAATCTCCGGATGTCCCGACTGGCAGGCAGACGCGGTCACCCTGCTGCGGGACACACCGTGCACGGTGCTCAATCCCCGACGCGCGCGCTACCCGATGGACGATGCCGCCGCCGCCGCGCAGCAGGTCGCGTGGGAGCACCGGCACCTGCACCGCGCCTCCGTGATCCTGTTCTGGTTCCCCGCATCGCCCACCAGCGACCAGCCGATCGCTCTCTACGAGCTGGGCGTGCATGCCGCCACCGCGCGGGTGCCGGTCGCCGTCGGCGCCGACCCCGCCTACCGCCGACACCGCGACCTGATCCTCCAGATGAGCGTCGCACGACCCGATATCACCGTGCACACCACCCTCGCCGACACGGTCGCCGCAGCGCGCACCTGGCTCCCGCCGACGCGCTGA
- a CDS encoding histidine phosphatase family protein, protein MDADLAASPPEPQARGRGECGGGRDRARMVIAELVIMRHGESLANVAYQAAIAAGRAETGLTGPDAEVDLSPQGRQEAAGVGSWLAALPAGRRPQVVRCSPYRRAWRTWQIAADASGVSLPEAVIDDRLTDRLMGELSLMRSVEVDQRFPAERDRRRAAGPYHYQPPGGESYAHMHDRIAALVADLHVHYPGQRVLAVAHNAVILLVRMIADGLTWTDVAELARRQPLGNASVSRFEAITSGLRTTTWNQPTGQRPDA, encoded by the coding sequence GTGGATGCGGACCTCGCCGCGTCGCCGCCGGAGCCGCAGGCACGAGGTCGAGGTGAGTGCGGCGGCGGTCGTGACAGGGCGCGGATGGTGATCGCCGAGCTGGTCATCATGCGGCACGGGGAGAGCCTGGCCAACGTCGCCTACCAGGCGGCAATCGCCGCAGGGCGGGCGGAGACCGGATTGACAGGGCCGGACGCCGAGGTCGACCTGTCGCCGCAGGGCCGCCAGGAGGCGGCCGGGGTCGGCAGCTGGCTCGCCGCGCTGCCGGCCGGCCGGCGCCCGCAGGTGGTGCGGTGCTCGCCGTACCGGCGCGCCTGGCGGACCTGGCAGATCGCCGCCGACGCCAGTGGCGTGTCCCTGCCTGAGGCGGTTATCGATGACCGGTTGACCGACCGCCTCATGGGTGAACTGTCCCTGATGCGGTCGGTAGAGGTTGATCAGCGTTTTCCCGCCGAACGTGATCGGCGGCGCGCGGCAGGCCCGTACCACTACCAGCCACCGGGCGGTGAATCGTACGCGCATATGCATGATCGGATAGCCGCCCTTGTTGCTGATCTGCACGTCCACTACCCAGGGCAACGGGTCTTGGCCGTCGCGCATAACGCCGTCATCCTCCTCGTACGCATGATTGCCGACGGGCTGACCTGGACAGACGTCGCCGAGTTGGCACGCCGTCAACCGCTGGGAAACGCGTCGGTCAGCCGCTTCGAGGCCATCACGAGCGGGCTGCGGACGACCACCTGGAACCAGCCCACCGGCCAACGGCCCGACGCATGA
- a CDS encoding anthrone oxygenase family protein, producing the protein MSEPIRVAVLAGATLATGLVAGLFFAYACSVMPGLAATDGRTLLGAMRSINRKIINGWFLSVFLGGPLLVVVAVVGQFGTRGAVFGWLVAALVCHLVTLGVTGRCNVPLNNRLDAAGPVDGITDPAAVRQWFEAPWVRWNLVRTVSSVAAFACLIGALLAQ; encoded by the coding sequence ATGTCGGAGCCGATCCGCGTCGCCGTCCTGGCCGGGGCGACCCTGGCCACCGGGCTGGTGGCGGGGCTGTTCTTCGCGTACGCCTGCTCGGTGATGCCGGGTCTGGCCGCGACGGACGGTCGGACCCTGCTCGGTGCCATGCGGTCGATCAACCGGAAGATCATCAACGGTTGGTTCCTGTCGGTGTTTCTCGGCGGGCCGCTGCTCGTGGTGGTGGCCGTCGTTGGGCAGTTTGGCACCCGCGGCGCGGTGTTCGGCTGGCTTGTCGCCGCGCTGGTCTGCCATCTGGTCACGCTCGGCGTGACGGGGCGGTGCAATGTGCCGCTCAACAATCGGTTGGACGCCGCCGGGCCGGTCGACGGGATCACCGACCCGGCGGCGGTACGGCAGTGGTTCGAGGCACCCTGGGTGCGCTGGAACCTGGTCCGGACGGTCAGTTCGGTCGCCGCCTTCGCCTGCCTGATCGGCGCCCTGCTCGCCCAGTAG
- a CDS encoding protein phosphatase 2C domain-containing protein has protein sequence MLVWTVAEQQQIPKGSGRGEDRLVLRREGSGLRLGAVIDGATDKSGRDYGGRTGGAIAAQCVADALAEHAVDLSPTDAVAMVTDRLAALRRRWAIDPDDALAPSAVAAVVVPRRGEIWRVGDVHVALRRGAGDWQVYPADKTIDRVVASARAALLHCLLAAGASAADLAATDPGRAMVMPLLRAQGVLANRDDEHPLGHGVLDGRAVPARYVEVIPVPPGVREVVLASDGYLTPAPTWAAAESELAASLRADPLRIGPNPGTKGLADSYSFDDRTYLRLTVRNRSD, from the coding sequence ATGCTGGTGTGGACAGTCGCCGAGCAGCAGCAGATCCCGAAGGGGTCGGGGCGGGGCGAAGATCGTCTCGTGCTGCGCCGCGAGGGGTCGGGGCTGCGGTTGGGCGCGGTGATCGACGGGGCGACGGACAAGAGCGGGCGCGACTACGGTGGACGCACCGGCGGCGCTATCGCGGCACAGTGCGTCGCGGACGCCCTCGCCGAGCACGCCGTGGACCTCAGCCCGACGGACGCGGTAGCTATGGTGACCGACCGACTGGCCGCGCTTCGACGGCGCTGGGCGATCGACCCGGACGATGCGCTCGCGCCGAGCGCTGTCGCCGCCGTTGTCGTGCCGCGCCGCGGCGAGATTTGGCGGGTGGGCGATGTGCACGTGGCCCTGCGCCGCGGGGCCGGTGACTGGCAGGTGTACCCCGCCGACAAGACAATCGACCGCGTGGTGGCCTCGGCGCGGGCCGCGCTGCTGCACTGCCTGCTGGCCGCTGGGGCGAGCGCGGCGGACCTGGCCGCTACGGACCCGGGCCGCGCCATGGTCATGCCCCTGCTGCGCGCGCAGGGCGTGCTCGCCAACCGCGACGATGAGCACCCGCTCGGCCACGGTGTCCTCGACGGCCGCGCGGTGCCGGCCCGCTACGTGGAGGTCATCCCGGTACCACCGGGCGTGCGGGAGGTGGTGCTCGCCTCCGACGGCTACCTCACCCCCGCGCCCACCTGGGCCGCCGCTGAGTCCGAACTCGCCGCTTCGCTGCGGGCCGACCCCCTACGCATCGGCCCGAACCCGGGAACGAAAGGGCTCGCGGACAGCTACAGCTTCGATGATCGCACCTACCTTCGGCTGACCGTGAGGAACCGGTCCGACTGA
- a CDS encoding SAM-dependent methyltransferase, whose translation MGDTLDEDLVARLNPHIPHSARWWNYLLGGNDNFAADRKVGDAVMAQMPEIRDIARAGRGFLDRAVTYLTAEAGIRQFLDLGTGLPSAGNTHEVAQHVAPESRIVYVDNDPLVLAHARALLVSSPEGATDYIDADVRDPDTILARAAATLDFSQPIAVLMVGILGHISDDHQPSPAQIVATFLDAVPAGSYLAINDSVITAKTAEAIETARDAGGDYHLRTVEEITAFFAGLDVVAPGVVSTPFWRPKPHDKPKELDVYCGLARKP comes from the coding sequence ATGGGCGACACGTTGGACGAGGATCTGGTCGCTCGGCTCAACCCGCACATCCCGCACAGCGCCCGGTGGTGGAACTACCTGTTGGGTGGCAATGACAACTTCGCCGCTGACCGCAAGGTGGGAGACGCGGTCATGGCGCAGATGCCGGAGATCCGTGACATCGCCCGGGCGGGTCGAGGGTTCCTCGACCGGGCCGTGACCTACCTGACCGCCGAGGCGGGGATCCGACAGTTCCTCGATCTGGGCACGGGATTGCCGAGTGCCGGCAACACGCACGAGGTGGCCCAACACGTCGCGCCGGAGTCGAGGATCGTGTATGTGGACAACGATCCGCTGGTGTTGGCCCACGCACGCGCGCTGCTGGTCAGCAGCCCCGAAGGCGCAACCGACTATATCGACGCCGACGTTCGTGACCCGGACACGATTCTTGCGCGGGCCGCCGCCACGTTGGACTTCTCTCAGCCCATCGCGGTACTCATGGTGGGCATCCTCGGCCACATTTCCGACGACCACCAGCCCAGCCCGGCGCAGATCGTCGCCACGTTCCTCGATGCCGTCCCGGCGGGCAGCTACCTGGCGATCAACGACAGTGTCATCACCGCGAAGACGGCCGAGGCGATCGAGACCGCCCGCGACGCCGGCGGCGACTACCACCTGCGCACCGTCGAGGAGATCACGGCGTTCTTCGCCGGACTCGACGTGGTCGCACCCGGCGTGGTGTCCACACCGTTCTGGCGGCCAAAGCCGCACGACAAACCGAAGGAACTGGACGTGTACTGCGGGTTGGCCAGAAAGCCATAA
- the lexA gene encoding transcriptional repressor LexA — MTAPDVPPGPVSLTDRQRQILAVIRAWVQRHGYPPTVREIGAAVGLGSPSSVAHHLKALAHHGLIRRAPGGPRAVDARPLVDDDDPSVKSEAQRGTRVPLLGAIAAGTPILAEEHVEEMLALPAELVGRGTLFALRVRGDSMIEAAITDGDFIVVRQQAVADNGDLVAAMIDGEATVKQYRTRDGGIDLVPRNPRYPVLPGDHATILGKVVCILHRP, encoded by the coding sequence ATGACCGCTCCTGATGTGCCGCCCGGTCCGGTGTCGTTGACTGACCGGCAGCGGCAGATCCTCGCCGTGATCCGTGCCTGGGTGCAGCGGCATGGCTACCCGCCGACGGTGCGGGAGATCGGCGCGGCCGTCGGACTGGGGTCCCCCTCGTCGGTGGCACATCACCTGAAGGCCCTCGCGCATCACGGCCTGATCCGGCGGGCTCCTGGCGGGCCGCGCGCGGTCGACGCCCGCCCTCTGGTCGACGACGATGACCCGTCGGTGAAGTCAGAAGCCCAGCGCGGGACGCGGGTGCCTCTGTTGGGAGCCATCGCCGCTGGCACGCCCATCCTTGCCGAGGAGCACGTCGAGGAGATGCTTGCCCTGCCCGCCGAGTTGGTCGGCCGGGGCACGCTGTTCGCGCTGCGGGTACGAGGCGACTCCATGATCGAAGCGGCCATCACCGACGGCGACTTCATCGTGGTCCGTCAACAGGCGGTCGCCGACAACGGCGACCTCGTCGCCGCCATGATCGACGGGGAAGCCACCGTCAAGCAGTACCGAACCCGCGACGGCGGCATCGACCTTGTGCCCCGCAACCCGCGCTACCCAGTACTGCCCGGCGATCACGCGACGATCCTCGGCAAGGTCGTCTGCATCCTGCACCGCCCGTGA
- a CDS encoding dihydrofolate reductase family protein, whose protein sequence is MGLLTISLNLTLDGCVDHREGIADDETHAFFTRLMDEGGAMLWGRVTYEMMEGYWPIVARGDVEAPPALREWAVKLGAKPKYVVSSTRTDFGWTNSHHIAGDLREGVQKLKDVTPAGVLLGSGKLATELDRLDLIDEYKLLVHPRIAGHGPTLYQGGLPGTRRLELLSADPLRNGAVAMHYRRARGVRRA, encoded by the coding sequence ATGGGTCTGCTCACCATCAGCCTCAATCTCACCCTGGACGGTTGTGTCGACCACCGGGAGGGGATCGCCGACGACGAGACGCACGCCTTCTTCACCCGTCTCATGGACGAGGGCGGGGCAATGCTGTGGGGTCGCGTCACCTACGAGATGATGGAGGGCTACTGGCCGATCGTCGCCCGCGGTGACGTGGAGGCGCCGCCGGCCCTGCGCGAGTGGGCGGTCAAGCTGGGGGCCAAACCGAAGTATGTGGTGTCGTCGACGCGCACGGACTTCGGGTGGACCAACAGCCACCACATCGCCGGTGATCTGCGCGAGGGCGTGCAGAAGCTCAAGGACGTGACGCCGGCCGGGGTCCTGCTCGGAAGCGGCAAGCTCGCGACCGAGCTCGACCGGCTGGACCTGATCGACGAGTACAAACTGCTCGTCCACCCCAGGATCGCCGGCCACGGCCCGACGCTGTACCAGGGCGGGCTACCCGGCACGCGCCGGCTCGAGTTGCTCTCGGCGGACCCGCTGCGCAACGGCGCGGTGGCGATGCACTACCGCCGCGCGCGCGGAGTTAGGAGAGCGTGA